In Desulfurellaceae bacterium, the DNA window CGCGTCGGCGATTTACTTTTTGCTGCGTTCGGACTGGTGGACGGCCGTGCGCTTGGCGAAGACGGTACTCGTTGTGGTCATGGTTGCCACGCTGATCTATTACGCCTTGGTCGTGGGCGACCGGTTGGAGTATCTGCGGGTCGTCGAGATTCAGGATTTCGATACTTTCGATATGACAAAGAAAGATTTTTGGGACGAGTTTGCGCGGCTTCACGACCGCTACACCCAACTGGTCAAAGCCAACCTGGGTATGGGGGTACTGTATCTCTTGCTCTCCGCGTTTGAACGAAGGAGCAAAACGTAGGGGCAACCCCCTGTGGTTGCCCGCCCCAT includes these proteins:
- a CDS encoding DUF4149 domain-containing protein translates to MKPFFDRIFVFIETLAAGVWIGALVGFGFAVAGTVFQELPTTTLAGDVNAAVLAKLNRLEFIAAATMAASAIYFLLRSDWWTAVRLAKTVLVVVMVATLIYYALVVGDRLEYLRVVEIQDFDTFDMTKKDFWDEFARLHDRYTQLVKANLGMGVLYLLLSAFERRSKT